A genomic window from Archaeoglobus profundus DSM 5631 includes:
- a CDS encoding amphi-Trp domain-containing protein: MGEKIEYGEFEKEMELSKEELKAFLQKMIEKIDQGRITCEFKEREIYVDFVEPVKVKVEYEGSSEEEELKIKFKFKGKVLPEVPKFQ; this comes from the coding sequence ATGGGTGAAAAAATCGAGTATGGAGAGTTCGAGAAGGAGATGGAGTTGAGTAAGGAAGAACTCAAAGCGTTCTTGCAGAAAATGATAGAAAAAATCGATCAGGGGAGAATTACATGCGAGTTTAAGGAAAGGGAAATCTACGTCGATTTCGTTGAGCCTGTTAAGGTAAAGGTGGAATACGAGGGAAGTAGCGAAGAAGAGGAACTTAAGATAAAGTTCAAGTTCAAGGGAAAGGTCTTACCAGAGGTACCCAAGTTCCAGTAA
- a CDS encoding helix-turn-helix domain-containing protein, which translates to MPILQPIENYSLSQHLEFMRKCNPSTCLLACILGLKCFEAEVYLALLDKGFADVDSIAKAVEKNKATVYRALKRLEERGLVVKNYKIVRTGGYKYIYRPVPIDSLRNMIAKRVDELISEIKTRKIE; encoded by the coding sequence ATGCCAATACTACAACCGATAGAGAATTATTCCTTAAGTCAACACCTTGAATTCATGCGAAAGTGTAATCCTTCAACCTGTCTTCTGGCTTGTATATTGGGCTTAAAATGTTTCGAAGCTGAAGTGTACCTAGCACTTCTTGATAAAGGATTTGCTGACGTCGATAGTATTGCAAAAGCTGTTGAAAAGAACAAAGCAACCGTCTACAGGGCTCTGAAGAGGTTGGAGGAGAGAGGTCTTGTCGTCAAGAATTATAAGATAGTGAGAACAGGAGGTTACAAGTACATCTACAGACCAGTTCCAATCGATAGTTTGAGAAACATGATTGCAAAGAGAGTTGACGAATTGATATCGGAAATTAAGACAAGAAAAATTGAATAA
- the ccsA gene encoding cytochrome c biogenesis protein CcsA, giving the protein MHITLAPFVAAIILAILDTYKSFRGDKSSFGILGYISIFIGHLLFVRSFLINDFTLKEVFLYSSKYLDLAYKFSASWAGSGGFIVWWLFIFTILTSLRRLKSPDSKMTYHNLMIIGLIVAAILNGAFERLNFSPENGLGLNPLLKTFWMLFHPPACFIGYALGFLIAIEVLLGRENRFLIGLTWIFLTLANVLGGVWSYFTLGWGGYWAWDPVETGLLLPWLSLTACFHNPKLRRNLILLTGFSVAFAAFVTRGGISPLHGFGINTSGYAIILLGIPFLVKALKDWHFDFKVNPLNVATYSLIGSYIVCFLGLIYQFFGKVSVDYYNFANMPFILALLSVLPICGAKDYGNYLKLLVLTYISSIVLTALTVFGYITWCEDAPIYVNYAVSLILPVAFFSLLSILKLQRIELKILHVSISLLVIAVSISWPYAYYSNYKSIYVDDSAYIDDLHIQIVSKEFKMGVEESFEIVKLRVNGKDVECRVRLDLNWLFRSGNFIFPDPAVVNIWLDNYYIVIPRAMDLFMFTCKYLYERNETYTLMMVSHVTGLNYETLIEEVKNWKPKEGVMLVYKKIPFINLVWIACALMIFGEIIALARWAK; this is encoded by the coding sequence ATGCACATAACCCTAGCTCCTTTCGTAGCTGCAATCATCTTAGCGATTCTAGATACCTACAAGTCTTTTAGAGGTGATAAATCATCTTTTGGAATTTTAGGATACATTTCAATATTCATTGGTCATTTACTATTTGTAAGATCATTCCTAATTAACGACTTTACACTTAAAGAAGTCTTCTTATATTCTTCAAAATATTTAGATCTTGCATACAAATTTTCCGCATCTTGGGCCGGGAGTGGTGGGTTTATAGTCTGGTGGTTATTTATATTTACCATCCTAACATCTCTGAGAAGATTAAAATCTCCAGATTCGAAGATGACGTATCACAACCTCATGATAATAGGTTTGATAGTAGCGGCGATCCTGAACGGAGCTTTTGAGAGATTGAACTTTTCCCCTGAAAACGGTTTAGGCTTGAACCCTCTACTGAAAACATTTTGGATGCTCTTTCACCCTCCAGCCTGTTTTATTGGGTATGCTTTGGGATTCTTAATAGCCATAGAGGTCCTTTTGGGTAGGGAGAACAGATTTTTAATTGGGCTTACGTGGATATTTCTGACTCTCGCCAACGTTCTTGGAGGCGTTTGGTCATACTTCACTCTTGGCTGGGGTGGCTATTGGGCGTGGGATCCAGTAGAGACGGGTTTGCTCTTGCCTTGGCTAAGTCTAACGGCATGCTTTCACAATCCAAAACTTAGAAGAAACTTGATATTATTAACAGGATTCTCGGTAGCCTTCGCAGCTTTCGTTACGAGGGGTGGAATTTCTCCACTACACGGCTTTGGAATCAACACATCAGGCTACGCGATAATCCTTTTAGGTATTCCTTTCCTTGTAAAGGCCTTAAAGGACTGGCATTTCGACTTTAAGGTAAATCCTCTGAATGTTGCAACATATTCCCTAATCGGGAGCTACATTGTTTGCTTTCTAGGTCTAATCTACCAGTTCTTTGGTAAGGTCAGTGTTGATTACTATAACTTTGCAAACATGCCTTTCATACTTGCACTTCTTTCAGTTTTGCCGATATGCGGAGCTAAAGATTACGGAAATTATTTGAAGCTTTTAGTTCTAACTTACATCTCTTCGATAGTATTGACAGCTTTAACTGTCTTCGGCTACATAACTTGGTGTGAGGATGCTCCGATCTACGTAAACTATGCAGTATCTCTCATTTTGCCCGTAGCCTTTTTCAGCCTTCTTTCAATTCTGAAGCTGCAAAGGATTGAACTCAAGATATTACACGTCTCTATCTCACTGTTGGTAATAGCTGTGAGTATAAGCTGGCCTTACGCCTACTATTCTAACTACAAGTCCATTTATGTCGATGATAGTGCATATATCGATGATCTGCATATTCAGATAGTTTCAAAGGAATTCAAGATGGGAGTTGAGGAAAGTTTTGAAATAGTTAAGTTGCGTGTGAACGGTAAAGATGTTGAGTGTAGAGTTAGATTAGACCTGAATTGGCTCTTTAGAAGTGGAAACTTCATATTTCCAGATCCTGCAGTCGTGAATATCTGGTTGGATAATTATTATATAGTGATACCTAGGGCTATGGATCTGTTTATGTTCACATGCAAATACCTCTATGAGAGAAACGAAACGTACACTTTGATGATGGTATCTCACGTGACAGGTCTGAACTACGAAACACTTATAGAAGAGGTTAAGAACTGGAAACCGAAAGAGGGTGTCATGCTAGTGTACAAAAAAATACCATTCATAAATCTTGTCTGGATTGCCTGCGCCTTAATGATATTCGGTGAAATAATCGCATTGGCAAGGTGGGCAAAATGA
- a CDS encoding cytochrome c biogenesis protein has protein sequence MILVFLIALDIATVIYSVFFGYYPNITLFDATCYRILYIHVPLAWNMYIAFTLTFAFSLAYLLKENPKFDAVAFCSAVLGILYGVGAIISGMLWAKEVWGSYWSWDPRQTTTLTALLAYIGYLALRSSILEIERARRISSVFGVSAYITIPLSFVSAVVVQSLHTQLPQQPLGEEAHILLALRVIVSFATFLALLRMYYTSVMRKFEEKV, from the coding sequence ATGATACTTGTCTTTTTGATAGCTTTAGATATAGCGACGGTAATCTACTCCGTTTTTTTCGGGTACTATCCAAACATAACACTCTTCGATGCAACCTGCTACAGAATACTCTATATTCATGTGCCGCTGGCTTGGAACATGTACATAGCTTTCACTTTAACCTTCGCATTTAGTCTGGCCTACCTTCTAAAAGAGAATCCTAAATTTGATGCAGTAGCATTCTGTTCGGCAGTATTGGGAATTCTATACGGTGTAGGTGCCATCATAAGTGGAATGCTCTGGGCCAAAGAAGTTTGGGGATCTTATTGGAGCTGGGATCCAAGACAAACCACAACATTGACAGCTTTATTAGCTTACATAGGTTACCTTGCTTTAAGATCATCCATCTTAGAGATTGAAAGAGCTAGAAGAATTTCGTCTGTTTTCGGTGTTTCAGCATACATAACAATTCCGTTGAGCTTTGTTTCGGCAGTTGTAGTCCAAAGCTTGCACACACAACTACCTCAACAGCCTCTAGGTGAAGAGGCGCACATTCTGCTCGCTTTGAGGGTCATAGTTTCGTTTGCAACATTCTTAGCCTTGCTGAGAATGTACTACACAAGCGTGATGAGGAAATTTGAGGAGAAAGTATAA
- a CDS encoding cytochrome c maturation protein CcmE domain-containing protein encodes MNKFVPVIALTMVFGLIGYLTLSSTSYLSVSDLKEIKDIRRVVVIGNVTKGSVKFEDHLEFRINDGVWEVKVIYPSYVRLDNASGYGTVVVEGTYYPENKTIFAVRIESKCPSKQVVEAYKGV; translated from the coding sequence ATGAATAAGTTTGTTCCCGTCATAGCTTTGACTATGGTATTTGGATTGATAGGATACCTGACTCTGAGTTCTACAAGCTACTTGAGCGTATCAGACCTCAAGGAAATAAAGGACATAAGAAGGGTTGTTGTGATTGGGAATGTTACAAAGGGTAGTGTGAAGTTCGAAGACCATCTTGAGTTCAGAATAAACGATGGTGTCTGGGAGGTTAAGGTGATCTATCCAAGCTACGTTAGACTTGACAATGCGAGTGGCTATGGCACGGTTGTCGTTGAAGGAACTTACTATCCGGAAAACAAAACAATATTTGCCGTCAGAATTGAATCAAAGTGCCCATCCAAGCAGGTCGTAGAGGCTTACAAAGGTGTGTGA
- a CDS encoding ABC transporter ATP-binding protein yields MIELEDVWKRFKKEWILKSVNLRLNGNGLFAILGENGSGKTTLLKIMCGLIKPNRGRVRILGIDLRKDKSYKRYIGVLLHENVLYEELTVEENLKFYAKAYGCYSEIARNMSKRLGLDKYMSAKVKDLSFGWKKRANLVRALLNDPKVVLLDEPFSGLDESARIDVCEILKELSKDRIVIFTTPVSPEIDCKVFRLEKGVLHAGIAD; encoded by the coding sequence ATGATCGAGCTTGAAGACGTTTGGAAGAGATTTAAAAAGGAGTGGATACTTAAGTCAGTAAACCTTAGATTAAACGGCAACGGATTGTTTGCAATTCTTGGAGAGAACGGTAGCGGTAAAACAACTCTTCTTAAAATAATGTGCGGTCTTATAAAGCCGAACAGGGGTAGGGTAAGAATTCTCGGCATTGATTTGAGGAAAGACAAGAGTTATAAGAGATATATAGGTGTTCTGCTTCACGAAAACGTACTATACGAGGAACTTACGGTAGAGGAGAATCTAAAGTTCTACGCAAAGGCCTATGGATGTTACAGCGAGATTGCTAGGAACATGTCAAAGAGACTTGGATTGGACAAATATATGAGCGCGAAGGTTAAGGATCTCTCGTTTGGGTGGAAAAAGAGAGCTAACCTTGTCAGAGCCTTGCTTAACGATCCAAAGGTAGTCCTGCTTGACGAACCTTTTTCTGGGTTGGACGAAAGTGCAAGGATTGATGTTTGCGAGATTTTGAAAGAGTTGTCAAAGGATAGGATAGTTATCTTTACAACGCCCGTTAGCCCAGAGATTGATTGCAAAGTCTTTAGACTCGAAAAAGGTGTTCTGCATGCTGGAATTGCTGATTAA
- a CDS encoding S4 domain-containing protein, whose translation MRLDRLLVIKGYFSSRQKAKEAIRRRFVIVNGKVVTKPSYDVDFDVEIRVLQEEKPKGYWKLKELDEMWNLIKKDDIVLDLGSSAGGFLLYASEKAERVYGIEYSREFEDKLKEIERERDNVKIFIADAFTFDLSELEPVDVILSDLTLKPSYAWKATKRFIPLLKPQGRVLFVAKTGVYNEEIDFSPLKVVDWIDSKDRKERYYLLKI comes from the coding sequence ATGAGACTTGACAGACTCCTCGTGATTAAAGGATACTTTTCATCGAGGCAGAAGGCGAAGGAAGCAATTAGAAGGAGATTTGTTATTGTGAATGGTAAGGTAGTTACGAAACCCTCCTACGATGTGGACTTCGATGTTGAGATAAGAGTTTTGCAAGAGGAAAAGCCAAAGGGGTACTGGAAGCTAAAAGAACTTGATGAAATGTGGAATTTGATCAAGAAAGACGATATAGTTTTGGATCTAGGAAGTAGCGCTGGTGGATTTCTTCTCTATGCGAGCGAAAAGGCTGAGAGAGTTTACGGGATTGAGTACAGCAGGGAGTTTGAAGACAAGCTCAAAGAGATTGAAAGAGAAAGGGATAACGTTAAAATATTCATCGCTGACGCTTTTACATTCGATCTGAGCGAGCTTGAGCCAGTTGATGTAATTCTGAGCGACCTAACCTTGAAGCCTTCATACGCTTGGAAAGCTACGAAGAGATTTATTCCTCTTTTGAAACCTCAGGGTAGGGTTTTGTTCGTTGCAAAAACTGGCGTTTACAATGAAGAAATCGATTTCTCCCCTCTGAAAGTTGTTGATTGGATAGATTCAAAGGATAGAAAGGAAAGGTATTACCTATTGAAAATTTAG
- a CDS encoding pyruvate kinase alpha/beta domain-containing protein, whose translation MIEKKIVYFDKPGYMNTDATLKLAVERCEELGIRYLIVASSSGETGKKAYELVRDKDINLVVVTYHTGFYEEGVNSMKPEIEEFLRKNGVTIVRQSHILSGLERSFTRKFGGLSRTEAVAEALRALFGHGLKVCVEITIMAADSGAIPIEEVVAVGGRSRGADTAVVIRPAHMNNFFDMQIKEIICMPREKR comes from the coding sequence ATGATCGAGAAAAAGATCGTTTACTTCGATAAGCCCGGTTACATGAACACCGACGCCACACTTAAGCTTGCCGTTGAGAGATGCGAGGAACTCGGGATAAGGTATTTAATTGTTGCTTCTTCAAGCGGAGAGACGGGAAAGAAGGCTTACGAGCTAGTCAGAGATAAGGACATTAACTTAGTTGTGGTAACTTACCACACGGGTTTTTACGAGGAAGGAGTAAATTCGATGAAACCTGAGATCGAAGAGTTTTTGAGAAAGAACGGAGTTACGATAGTCAGGCAGAGTCATATACTCTCTGGGTTGGAAAGGAGCTTTACAAGGAAGTTCGGAGGTCTTTCTAGGACTGAAGCAGTTGCTGAGGCTTTAAGGGCTTTGTTCGGTCACGGATTAAAGGTGTGTGTTGAGATAACGATAATGGCTGCGGACAGCGGAGCAATTCCGATTGAGGAGGTTGTAGCGGTGGGAGGAAGGAGTAGAGGTGCTGATACAGCTGTTGTGATAAGGCCGGCACACATGAACAACTTCTTCGACATGCAGATAAAGGAGATAATATGTATGCCCAGAGAGAAGCGCTAA
- a CDS encoding TIGR00304 family membrane protein codes for MFWLLALILIFLGIFLVILGLLTGFKEFEEEEEFEEEEVELQKAFRGKREEKRKKEVKAGGVILIGPIPIVFGDSKYAFYALILTIVLMVMSIILLISLSS; via the coding sequence ATGTTTTGGCTGTTAGCTTTGATTCTGATATTCTTGGGAATATTTCTGGTAATTTTAGGTCTTCTGACAGGTTTTAAGGAATTCGAAGAGGAGGAAGAGTTTGAAGAAGAGGAAGTAGAATTGCAGAAGGCTTTTAGAGGTAAACGTGAAGAGAAGCGAAAGAAGGAAGTTAAAGCCGGGGGAGTCATTCTCATAGGCCCAATACCGATAGTCTTTGGAGATTCTAAATACGCTTTCTACGCCCTAATTTTGACGATAGTCTTGATGGTAATGTCTATAATCCTACTGATCAGCTTAAGTTCATGA
- a CDS encoding TIGR00304 family membrane protein, translating to MRIDLIFVGIALILLGIALLGLSAGQVHYGGVVIIGPFPIVFGSSPDMVILGIVLALILLTFMLILARW from the coding sequence ATGCGTATAGACTTGATATTTGTAGGAATTGCACTGATACTCCTAGGAATTGCCCTGTTAGGATTGAGTGCTGGCCAAGTTCACTACGGTGGAGTAGTAATCATAGGGCCTTTTCCGATCGTTTTTGGCTCTTCACCAGATATGGTTATTCTCGGAATAGTTTTAGCTTTAATACTCCTAACTTTCATGCTAATCTTAGCGAGGTGGTAG